The sequence CCAGCCGCCCCACGACAAGATCAGCGTGGTCAAGATCCCGACCGACGACATGGCGTCAGCCGCGCTGGCGGGAACGCCGGTCCTCTTCCCCGACGGCGGCAACCCGACCGGCAACTACTCGCGCGAGACCACCGGCTGCCACGACATCACGGCCTACCCCGAGAAGGACATCGCTGCCGGCGCGTGCATGGGTGACGGCGTCCTGCTGGACATCTCCGACCGGGCCAACCCGGTGGTCACCGAGCGGGTCCAGGACCGCGAGAACTTCGCGTTCTGGCACTCGGCGACCTTCAACAACACCGGCACCAAGGTGGTCTTCACCGACGAGCTCGGCGGTGGCGGTGGCGCCACGTGCAACCCCGACATCGGCCCCGAGCGCGGTGCGAACGGGATCTACGACATCGTCGCGGGCGAGCTCGTCTTCAAGAGCTACTACAAGATCTCGCGGACCCAGTCCAACACCGAGAACTGCGTGGCCCACAACGGCTCGCTCATCCCCGTGAAGGGCAAGGACATCATGGTCCAGGCCTGGTACCAGGGTGGCGTCTCGGTCTACGACTTCACCGACTCCGCGAACCCGAAGGAGATCGGCTGGTGGGACCGCGGTCCCGTCGACGAGACCAAGCTGGTCCTCGGCGGCTCGTGGTCGGCGTACTACTACAACGGCTACATCTACTCCAACGAGATCCAGCGCGGCTTCGACGTGCTGGAGATCAACGACCGGCGCACCGCGCCGGCCAAGGGAGTGCGGATGGACATCTTCAACCCGCAGTCCCAGCCGTCCTACAACGGCTGAGTCCAGCTGCACGCAGGCACCCCGTCGCAGGCCGCGGCGGGGTGCTCGTGCGTGCGGTGGGCGGTCGCGTCATGCGGGGACGGCAGTGACCACCACATTGCTGCGGTAGCCATGGCCGTCCCAGTCCTCACACGTCACCAGCACCAGGCGCCCCGCGACCTCCTGGCTGAACAGCTGCTGCGCCTGCCGGGCGAGGGTGTCCTTGTCCAGGACCTGCACCGATTCCGCCCGGTAGCGGATCGTCCCTTGCGCAGTCGTCACGCGGATCTCGGCGCCCACGCGGACGAGCTCGAGGTCGTCCATCGCTCCGCCACCCGCGTTCACGGTGTGCCCGGTGACCAGCGCCGTGCCCTGCTCAGCGCCGGTCTGCGCTCCCCCGGACCACCAGCCGAGGACCTGGGGGTCGTCAGGCGGGTCCAGCGACGTGCCATCTGTCGCGATGGGCACGACAGGCGCCTCGATCCCCAGGGAGTCGATCACCACGCCACGCGGCGGACCGGCCTCGTCGAGCGCCTTCGCCGGCTGGGCGGGCGTGACGGATCGGGGGGCTGCTGGGGCCGTCTCGGCTGGAGCTGTCTCGGCTGGGGCCGACAGGGTCCTCGTCGCCGGCTTCGGCGCCTCGGGCGTGTCGACCTGGAGCCAGAGGACGGTCGCGGCGACGAACGCCACCACCGCCAGCAGGGCGGGGAGCAGCCAGCTTGGACCGCCCCCCGACCGCTGGTTCTTCATCAGCCCTTGCCACCGCCGACGTGGACGAGGCTTCGGCGCATGCCGATCGCGAACAGCCCCATCAGGGCGCCGACCAGGACGAGGCCGGCCGGGGACCCCAGGGTGCTGCCCTGCGACACGGCCCCACCAGCGAGGCCGGCGTTGACCGACGTGGGCACCTGCTGAGCGGCCGTGTCAGCGGCAGCGGCAGCGGCCGGTTGGTTGGCCGGGGCGGGTGCGTTGCCGGCGGCGGTCTGCTCGCCGAGGACCTCGACGTTCCCGCCGTCGTTCCCGTTGTCGTCGGCCTTGTTGTTGCCGTCGTTCCCGTCGTTGCCGGCGGACTCACCGAGCACCACCGGCGGGGCAACCGGCGGCGCAACCGGCGGCGCAACCGGCGGCGCAACCGGCGGGGCCACCGGCGGGGCCACCGGCGGGGCCACCGGCGGCGCGACCGGCGGCTCGACCGGCGGGGCCACCGGGGGCTCGATCGGAGGCTCGACCGGCGGCACGTCGGGTCCATCAGGTGCTGGGCAGTCGGTGATGGTGGGCTCGTCGCCCTGGCCGCCACCGGGGCCGCCCGAGACGGAGATGACGATGGAGCGGCCCTGCGCGTCTGCGAACGCGGTGCCGATCAGGGCGCTCGCATCCTGCCCGGTGTAGCCGGGGATCGCGTTGACGCTCACCTCGATGGGGTTGTTGCCGGTCTGCAGACGCTCGTCCACGTCGGGCGTGCCGACGTACTTGCAGACGAAGACCTTCTGGGGCGTGCCCTGGTCGAGGGAGAAAGCCGGGACTGCGAGAGCGCTGAGGCCGACGAACATCGTCGCGCCGACTGCCGTGGAGATCTTATTCATCTGTGGGGTTCCTGTCAGTGTGGGCGGTCTCCGCAACCAGATGGCTGGAGATGTGCACACTGAGCGTTCGGAACCACCGAGCTGTCAGATTGGATCGTGCGGAAGTCAATGCCTCGAAAGGGTGGTTCGCAGCCTCGAAGGAGTCATCTCGGCGTGCGTCGGGACAGCCGCGCAGCGGACACCCCAACTCACGCGGAGTGGGTCATTCGCCGCGCGAGCGCTTGCCCTGCTCGATCTTGACGCCGCTGTCGATCGTCGAGGTCGACTCGAAGATCCGTGCATAGCCCGTGTGCTCCATCCGCCAGCCGTCGACGGTGCGGACATACCGATCGGCATACAGCCCGGCGCCCTCCAGCGCGAACTCGAAGGCGGGGGCAAGGACCCGGTCATGGAGATACCAGGTGCCGGTGGCCCGATCGTTGTCGATCTCGATCTCGGGGTGGTGTCCGTGGTGCATCGTGATCAGGTCGGGGACCATCGCCGTGGACAGGAAGTCGATGATCGCGACGCGACTCTCGCACTCGTGATGGGGATAGGTGGCGGTCGCCTCGGGCACGAAGCACGCGGCGACGCCCTCCCAGTCCTTGGTGTCCAGGCACCGGAAGTAGGCGTACTTCAGCTGGCGGATGGCTTCGAGGTCGAGCAGGCGACGCAGATCGGTCTCGGCGCTCATCGGGTCATCATCGCCGACCGGACTTGAACATCCCGCGCGCGACCTCGCGCGCAGCCGTACGCATGAAGTCCTTGAAGGCCGCCGACTTCACGACCTGCGTGACGACGCCCTCCTCCTCCTTCTTCGCCCGCGTGGTGACCCGCTCGTTCTTCTGCTCGCGCGCCATCTCCTTGACCCGAGCGTCCTCCTCGGCCTTGCGGGCACCCTCCTCGAGCTTGGCCGCCAGCTTCTCCCTGGCCGACTCGCGGTCGATGGCCTCGGCATACTTGGCATGCAGCGGCGAGGCCCGGACGGCTGCCTCCATCTCCGTCGCGGGCGCGGGGTCCATCAACGACTCGGGGGCCTGCAGCCGGGTCCAGGCCACCGGGGTGGGCGCTCCGCGCTCGTTCATCACCGTCACCACGGCCTCGCCGATGCCGAGACTGGTGATCACCTCGCCGAGGTCGTCATAGGCACTGTTGGGATAGGTGTTGACCGTCGCCCTGAGTGCCTTGGCGTCGTTGGGGGTGTGGGCGCGGAGCTGGTGCTGGATGCGCGACCCGAGCTGTCCGAGCACCTCGTCCGGGACGTCGGTGGGCGACTGCGTCACGAAGAAGACGCCGACCCCCTTCGACCGGATCAGCCGGACCGTCTGCGCGATCTGGTCGAGGAACGCCTCGGAGGCGTCGTTGAAGAGGAGGTGTGCCTCGTCGAAGAAGAAGACCAGCTTGGGCTTGTCGAGGTCACCCTCCTCGGGGAGGTCGTGGAAGAGGTCGGCGAGCAGCCACATCAAGAAGGTGGAGAACAGCGCTGGCCGGTCCTGCAGGTTGGGCAGCTCGAGCAGGCTGACGATGCCGCGCCCGTCCTCGCCCACCCGGAGGAAGTCGCTGGTCTCGAACTCAGGCTCGCCGAAGAACACGCCGGCGCCCTGCGCCTCGAAGGCCACGAGCTCGCGCAGGATCACCCCCGCGGTCTGGGACGACAGTCCGCCGATCTTCTTCAGCTCCGCCTTCCCCTGCTCGTCGCCGGTGAGGAACGACAGCACAGCGCGCAGGTCTGCCAGGTCGAGCAGCGGCAGCCCGTTCTGGTCGCAGTAGTAGAAGACCAGGCCGAGGGACGACTCCTGGGTGTCGTTGAGGTCGAGGACCTTGGCGAGCAGCGTCGGTCCGAACGCCGACATCGTCACCCGCACAGGTATGCCGATGCCCTCGCCGCCGATGGCATAGAACTCGACGGGGAAGCCGGTGGGCTGCCAGTCCTGACCCACGCTGGCGGTGCGCTCGGCGAGCTTGTCACTCGACTCGCCGGGGACGCTGATCCCGGACAGGTCGCCCTTGATGTCGGCGGCGAAGACCGGCACGCCGTTGGCCGAGAGCTGCTCGGCCAGCAGCTGGAGGGTCTTGGTCTTCCCGGTGCCGGTGGCGCCGGCGACGAGACCGTGGCGGTTGAGCATCCCCAACGGGATCTTGATGCGCACGTCCGAGAGGTCGGTGGCGTTGAGCATCAACCCACCCAGCTCGAGCGCCGGCCCTTCGAACTGGTAGCCGGGCGCCACGGCTGCCGAGATCGGGTCGGCCGGAGCCGGGTCGGCGGCGTCAGGGGTCTGCGTCATGCACCCGAGCCTAGTCAGCGTCCCGGTCCCGCAACGCTCGATCCGGCCCCCTGCACGCGCTCTATATAGTCGCGACGTGATCTTCAAGCGTGTGGGCGAGGGACGTCCCTACCCCGCCCACGGCCTGGAACCGCGCGACTGGGCGCGGGTCCCGCCCCGGCAGGTGCGCCTCGACGAGCTGATCACCACCAAGGACACGCTGCAGCTGGCTGCCCTGCTCGACGAGGACTCCACCTTCTATGGCGACCTCTTCGCCCACGTGGTGTCGTGGAAAGGGGACCTCTATCTCGAGGACGGGCTCCACCGCGCGCTGCGAGCGGCGCTCCACCAGCGAAACGTGCTGCACGCCCGGGTCCACGAGGTGAGCACCCCATGAGCGACTCCGTCCGGTCGGCTCTCACCTTGCTGACCCTGTCCGCCATCTGCCTGCTCGCGGTCATGTGGGGATGGCAGGCCGCCACCGAGCCGCTGCCGAGCGAGGACCCGCCGCCGCTGTGCACGGAGAGGACGATCCCCGCCGGCGAGAAGGTGTTCACCGACCAGGTCGCGGTCAGCGTCTTCAACGGCAGCACCCGCAACGGACTGGCCGGCACCACCCTGGAGAAGCTGGTGGCGCGAGGTTTCGTCGCCGCAGACTCAGACAACGCGCCCAAGCAGGTCAAGACTGTGGAGATCTGGTCCGACGAGCCACGCAACGCCGCCGTACGCCTCGTGGCACGACAGTTCAAGGGGGCCAAGATCGTCTCCGGCCCGGAGCTCGGGCGTGGCGTGAACGTCGTCGTGGGTGCGGCCTTCAAGGACCTGAGGAAGAAGGACGTCGAGTCGGTGACGGCCGTCGCCGACTCGACCTTCTGCAGCCCCGGCGGCAGCTGATCAGCGGGGCTTGCGCGAATCCGACCGCCACTGCGCGAGCCGGCCACCTGCTGACACCTGGCGCAGCCGCTCCTCCGTCTCGACCCGGACCTTGCGTGGCGTGACCACCAGGACGTCGTCGCCCCTGCGCAGCACCGTGCGTCGCTCGGGGACGAGCGTCTCGCCCTGCCTGATCACCAGGGAGACCGACGCTCCGGGCGGCAGCCGCAGCTCACCGACCTCGACGCCGTGCATGCGTGAGGTCTCCGCGATCGAGACCTGCAGCATGTCGGCCGCCACGCGCTCGAGCGGGGCAGCCTCCACGTCCAGCCCACGTGGCTCGGAGCGTCGCGCGACCCGCAGGATCCGCGCCACCAGCGGCAGCGTGGGTCCGGTGAGGAGGGTGTAGATCACCACCATGACGAAGACGATGTCGAAGAGCCGGTCGGCTCCCTCGACTCCTTCGGCCAGCGGGATCGTCGTCAGCACGATCGGGACGGCGCCGCGCAGCCCGGCCCATGAGATGAAGGTCAGCTCACGCCAGGGCATCGGCTGGGCGAGCGAGCTCAGCAGCACCGAGACCGGTCGCGCGACGAAGGTGAGGATCAGTCCGGTGACGATGGCCAGGACGACCACGTCGAGGTTGATCCTGGCCGGCGAGAGCAGCAGCCCGAGCATGACGAAGAGGCCGATCTGGGCCAGGGAGGCCAGGCCCTCGGCGAAGGAGCGCGTCGCCGCCCGGTGCGGAAGCTCCTGGTTGCCGAGGATCAGGGCCGCGACATAGACCGCCGCGAAGCCGGAGGCGTGGACGGCCGTCGCAGCGCCATACCCGAGGAAGGCGAGGCACAGAACGGACAGCGGATAGAGCCCCGAGGACGGCAGTGCTATCCGCCGCAGCATCCACGCCCCACCCATCCCGGCGAGGACACCGATGGTGGCACCGACGGCGAGCTCGAAGACGATCGTGCCGGCGACGCTCAGCACCCCGCTCTCCAACGCCACCCCGGTGGAGATGATCGAGACGAGCACGACGGTGGGCGCATCGTTGAGACCCGACTCGGCCTCCAGCACGCCGGTCAGTCGTTTGGGCAGCGGAACGATACGCAGCACCGAGAACACCGCTGCCGCATCGGTGGGCGAGCAGACCGCCCCGAGGAGGATGGCCAGCTCCCACGGGAGACCGAGGAGATAGTGGGCACCCACGGCGACGACGGCGACCGAGACCGCCACCCCGAGGGTGGCCAGCGAGACCCCCAGCCGGATCGAGGGACGCATGTCGCGCCAGCTCGTGGTCAGTCCACCCTCGGCGAGGATCAGCGCCAGCGCACCGAACCCCAGCGCGTGCGCCATCTGGGCGTCCTCGAACTGGATCCCCAGGCCTGCCTCGCCGAGCAGCACCCCCATGAAGAGGTAGAACAACAGGCTGGGCAGTCCGACCGTGGCCGAGAGCCGCACGGCGAGGATCGCGACAAGGGTGACCAGCGAGCCCACGAGCACGAACGAGTCGAGCTGGTGGACATCAAAGGTCACGGCCACCTCGCTCTTCGTCTCGGCTGGGGGCTGATCCTATCCGGGGCCGGGACCACCACAGGGCTCGCAGCAAACTGAAACGTGTTCTAGTCTGGCCGCATGGCCGACGAGACCAAGGGCACCGCCCTGCCCGACCTGCTCCACGACACCGTGCTCGACGGCGCCGAAGGCTTCGATGTCGTGGTCGTCGGCTTCGGGATGGCGGGCGCCTGCGCAGCGCTCGAGGCGAGCAGGGCCGGCGCGCGGGTGCTGCTGCTCGAACGCGCGGCCGTGCACGGCGGCACCTCGTCCATGGCCGGGGGCCACTTCTATCTCGGTGGCGGCACCGCCGTACAACGCGCGACGGGTCAGGCCGAC comes from Nocardioides piscis and encodes:
- a CDS encoding potassium/proton antiporter, with protein sequence MTFDVHQLDSFVLVGSLVTLVAILAVRLSATVGLPSLLFYLFMGVLLGEAGLGIQFEDAQMAHALGFGALALILAEGGLTTSWRDMRPSIRLGVSLATLGVAVSVAVVAVGAHYLLGLPWELAILLGAVCSPTDAAAVFSVLRIVPLPKRLTGVLEAESGLNDAPTVVLVSIISTGVALESGVLSVAGTIVFELAVGATIGVLAGMGGAWMLRRIALPSSGLYPLSVLCLAFLGYGAATAVHASGFAAVYVAALILGNQELPHRAATRSFAEGLASLAQIGLFVMLGLLLSPARINLDVVVLAIVTGLILTFVARPVSVLLSSLAQPMPWRELTFISWAGLRGAVPIVLTTIPLAEGVEGADRLFDIVFVMVVIYTLLTGPTLPLVARILRVARRSEPRGLDVEAAPLERVAADMLQVSIAETSRMHGVEVGELRLPPGASVSLVIRQGETLVPERRTVLRRGDDVLVVTPRKVRVETEERLRQVSAGGRLAQWRSDSRKPR
- a CDS encoding LytR C-terminal domain-containing protein, producing the protein MSDSVRSALTLLTLSAICLLAVMWGWQAATEPLPSEDPPPLCTERTIPAGEKVFTDQVAVSVFNGSTRNGLAGTTLEKLVARGFVAADSDNAPKQVKTVEIWSDEPRNAAVRLVARQFKGAKIVSGPELGRGVNVVVGAAFKDLRKKDVESVTAVADSTFCSPGGS
- a CDS encoding helicase HerA-like domain-containing protein, with the translated sequence MTQTPDAADPAPADPISAAVAPGYQFEGPALELGGLMLNATDLSDVRIKIPLGMLNRHGLVAGATGTGKTKTLQLLAEQLSANGVPVFAADIKGDLSGISVPGESSDKLAERTASVGQDWQPTGFPVEFYAIGGEGIGIPVRVTMSAFGPTLLAKVLDLNDTQESSLGLVFYYCDQNGLPLLDLADLRAVLSFLTGDEQGKAELKKIGGLSSQTAGVILRELVAFEAQGAGVFFGEPEFETSDFLRVGEDGRGIVSLLELPNLQDRPALFSTFLMWLLADLFHDLPEEGDLDKPKLVFFFDEAHLLFNDASEAFLDQIAQTVRLIRSKGVGVFFVTQSPTDVPDEVLGQLGSRIQHQLRAHTPNDAKALRATVNTYPNSAYDDLGEVITSLGIGEAVVTVMNERGAPTPVAWTRLQAPESLMDPAPATEMEAAVRASPLHAKYAEAIDRESAREKLAAKLEEGARKAEEDARVKEMAREQKNERVTTRAKKEEEGVVTQVVKSAAFKDFMRTAAREVARGMFKSGRR
- a CDS encoding nuclear transport factor 2 family protein, whose protein sequence is MSAETDLRRLLDLEAIRQLKYAYFRCLDTKDWEGVAACFVPEATATYPHHECESRVAIIDFLSTAMVPDLITMHHGHHPEIEIDNDRATGTWYLHDRVLAPAFEFALEGAGLYADRYVRTVDGWRMEHTGYARIFESTSTIDSGVKIEQGKRSRGE
- a CDS encoding class F sortase, which codes for MKNQRSGGGPSWLLPALLAVVAFVAATVLWLQVDTPEAPKPATRTLSAPAETAPAETAPAAPRSVTPAQPAKALDEAGPPRGVVIDSLGIEAPVVPIATDGTSLDPPDDPQVLGWWSGGAQTGAEQGTALVTGHTVNAGGGAMDDLELVRVGAEIRVTTAQGTIRYRAESVQVLDKDTLARQAQQLFSQEVAGRLVLVTCEDWDGHGYRSNVVVTAVPA
- a CDS encoding LVIVD repeat-containing protein, producing the protein MTLQRRRTTAHTQRPPRHRRQATAVAVMLGASLLLAAPVAASDEGHAHEEAAASTVDPRCTDKERAALRAAGDNFALACQPGRDLTDMGPNSTSLSKDEVASSPNMRLRANIPKQGEFAGTGGDRYNSDLAFQGKYAYAGNYNGFMVYDISEPTTPVPVTQVVCPGPQNDISVWGDILVMSVDSSRNDASCNSTAQSATIESSWEGIRVFDISDPLAPEYVAGVETDCGSHTHTLAPSKDGEDLFVYVSSYFPSASFPDCQPPHDKISVVKIPTDDMASAALAGTPVLFPDGGNPTGNYSRETTGCHDITAYPEKDIAAGACMGDGVLLDISDRANPVVTERVQDRENFAFWHSATFNNTGTKVVFTDELGGGGGATCNPDIGPERGANGIYDIVAGELVFKSYYKISRTQSNTENCVAHNGSLIPVKGKDIMVQAWYQGGVSVYDFTDSANPKEIGWWDRGPVDETKLVLGGSWSAYYYNGYIYSNEIQRGFDVLEINDRRTAPAKGVRMDIFNPQSQPSYNG
- a CDS encoding type II toxin-antitoxin system VapB family antitoxin, which codes for MIFKRVGEGRPYPAHGLEPRDWARVPPRQVRLDELITTKDTLQLAALLDEDSTFYGDLFAHVVSWKGDLYLEDGLHRALRAALHQRNVLHARVHEVSTP